In Rhizoctonia solani chromosome 7, complete sequence, one DNA window encodes the following:
- a CDS encoding Enoyl-(Acyl carrier protein) reductase, with translation MSSLVDPSKKSSPVAVITGAGQGIGRAIAHKLASEGYSLALGDIASNQGRLKEVADECTEIYKNTLAHGAEPKLYYGPCDVTAEPQVQALVQAAVDDLGGIDVMVANAGIYRVAPLLEMEDELFDQVYTVNTASPNKGAYCSSKFAVRALTQTAALEWGRHNITVNAYAPGPTDTDMWNKDVLGGITGGNQAQQLIVDRLATGNISSPDEIAGLVSFLVSPAARNITGQAISIDGGLIMQ, from the exons ATGTCAAGTTTGGTCGACCCTTCAAAGAAAAGCTCTCCAGTAGCCGTAATCACTGGAGCAGGTCAAG GTATTGGTCGGGCGATTGCACATA AACTCGCATCTGAAGGCTACTCACTTGCTCTTGGCGATATTGCATCCAACCAAGGGCGCCTAAAGGAGGTTGCAGACGAATGCACCGAGATTTACAAAAACACGTTGGCGCATGGAGCAGAGCCCAAACTCTACTATGGGCCATGTGATGTTACTGCTGAGCCTCAGGTTCAAGCGCTTGTCCAAGCCGCAGTAGACGATCTAGGTGGCATAGATGTG ATGGTAGCCAATGCAGGAATATATCGAGTCGCACCCCTGCTCGAAA TGGAGGACGAGCTTTTTGACCAAGTTTATACGGTCAAT ACTGCTTCTCCAAACAAGGGGGCGTACTGTTCTAGTAAGTTTGCGGTACGTGCATTAACGCAGACGGCGGCGCTAGAATGGGGTCGGCACAATATCACTGTGAATGCATATGCGCCTGGACCAACCGATACTGACATGT GGAACAAGGATGTACTGGGAGGTATAACTGGCGGTAATCAAGCTCAACAACTG ATTGTGGACCGACTCGCTACAGGAAACATCAGCTCTCCTGATGAAATCGCAGGGCTGGTATCTTTCCTGGTCAGCCCCGCGGCTCGAAACATTACAG GCCAGGCCATTTCGATCGATGGTGGACTGATAATGCAATAA
- a CDS encoding aquaporin, Major intrinsic protein family, translating to MEMIAECWGVFCYTYAGVGATAALVITTSAQEENLGGLLNVAVAYGFGIAFAIITAASTSGGHFNPCVTIAFCLFRGFPLRKVPRDLRAHDRPSYIFAQCLGAFIAGICVWGQYHRELGLITNALKAAGKEAQIFSSSGPAGVVAIFPAAGASMGRVFLNEFIVDFFLGCVPSIVIWACLDPANPFVSASSVPFAIGMAYTAMIIGFVPGTIATNAARDFGARCAAAAIWGRDAFPSPYSAISALTNIPAMLCSVMFYEFFLSDSSRVVVSHAETLHQNAQAHAHHRRLTNEMIGESPMAIKRELGRAMTGHQMTDSSSGGSKVEVDHREKVQDQWCVPGHLPLFYHDRAAGLVRLLISRQHPGANTSSIMSSVETIITTPTTTRGLAGIPQSTDVAVFLPRLRPPAMYLVLQTGGITGTEEEEEVVVAVEGKIIFNALVIQFLQSRSFILRRRFHRRVEEAIAAGVLLPGQGNVGMGPGGTIGAFRRPIGEKPKMWEVWIDPSIGSNKDPLASGEWSKIQPVAATQVSKISQRAAAAPPKIEPIQQEAAVQTSLVERLGLDSVFRRNQRQTRAAPSINPTPASPDVPLPTLGYNAYAPNEGTRGHIDGDSSNGNSSVQIAVFIAMPDPSRPRYIPGTSTSPIDENGVKGKQRSLELPSTSTDEHEIPEICLGMSQAQVARDTNNTSNQGQAPVTPKS from the exons ATGGAAATGATTGCTGAGTGTTGGGGCGTCTTTTGTTACACCTATGCTGGCGTAGGCGCAACTGCTGCACTGGTCATTACTACTTCCGCGCAAGAG GAGAATCTTGGTGGTCTACTAAATGTAGCCGTCGCATACGGATTC GGTATTGCGT TTGCTATTATTACTGCTGCATCGACCTCCGGCGGACATTTCAACCCGTGTGTCACCATCGCGTTCTGTTTGTTCCGCGGGTTTCCACTTCGCAAGGTTCCTCG CGACTTACGCGCGCATGACCGCCCTAGTTACATCTTTGCTCAATGCTTGGGCGCTTTTATTGCAGGCATATGTGTGTGGGGCCAATATCATCGCGAATTAGGG CTCATCACCAACGCACTGAAGGCAGCTGGCAAGGAGGCCCAAATATTCTCTAGTTCCGG TCCTGCTGGTGTGGTCGCTATTTTCCCGGCTGCCGGAGCTTCGATGGGCCGTGTGTTTTTGAACGAATTTATTGTTGATTTTTTC CTTGGGTGTGTTCCTTC GATTGTTAT CTGGGCTTGCCTTGACCCGGCCAACCCGTTCGTATCCGCTTCATCCGTTCCTTTTGCCATTGGCATGGCCT ACACTGCAATGATTATTGGATTCGTCCCTGGAACCATCGCAACCAATGCCGCACGCGACTTTGGAGCCCGCTGCGCAGCTGCTGCCATCTGGGGAAGGGACGCATTCCCATCTCCCTATTCAGCCATTTCAGCTCTGACAAACATTCCGGCGATGCTCTGCTCCGTGATGTTCTATGAG TTCTTTTTGTCCGACTCTAGCCGCGTTGTTGTCAGCCACGCGGAGACACTTCATCAGAATGCTCAAGCTCATGCTCATCACCGTCGCCTGACCAATGAGATGATAGGGGAATCTCCAATGGCGATCAAGCGGGAGCTTGGACGTGCCATGACAGGACATCAGATGACTGACTCGAGCAGCGGCGGATCCAAGGTCGAGGTTGATCACAGGGAAAAGGT CCAGGACCAATGGTGTGTGCCTGGCCATCTTCCACTATTCTACCACGACCGTGCTGCTGGTCTTGTTCGCCTTTTAATATCAAGGCAACATCCTGGAGCGAATACTTCCTCCATCATGTCTTCTGTAGAGACAATCATTACTACTCCAACCACCACCCGTGGATTGGCCGGTATCCCTCAATCCACCGATGTAGCGGTCTTCCTACCACGATTGCGCCCACCAGCAATGTACCTAGTCCTTCAAACGGGTGGAATAACGGGAacggaggaggaggaggaggtggtggtggcggtggaGGGTAAGATCATCTTTAATGCCTTGGTCATTCAGTTCTTACAGAGTCG ATCTTTCATTCTGCGACG ACGTTTCCATCGCCGAGTGGAGGAGGCCATTGCTGCGGGTGTGCTATTGCCCGGCCAAGgaaatgttggcatgggtccCGGTGGGACTATTGGTGCATTCCGGCGACCCATTGGGGAAAAGCCAAAGATGTGGGAGGTGTGGATCGACCCATCGATCGGCAGTAACAAAGACCCATTAGCATCGGGCGAGTGGTCGAAGATTCAA CCCGTCGCGGCGACTCAGGTATCTAAGATTTCCCAAAGGGCGGCAGCTGCGCCACCCAAGATCGAACCTATACAGCAGGAAGCGGCAGTCCAAACATCATTGGTTGAACGACTGGGTCTTGATTCTGTCTTCCGTCGCAATCAGCGCCAGACAAGAGCTGCTCCAAGCATCAACCCAACACCAGCCTCTCCAGATGTTCCTTTGCCTACACTCGGATATAATGCTTATGCACCTAATGAAGGAACCCGGGGCCATATAGATGGAGATTCTTCTAATGGGAATAGTTCTGTTCAAATTGCTGTGTTCATAGCGATGCCTGACCCGTCTCGACCGAGATATATTCCAGGTACTTCAACTTCTCCCATAGACGAAAATGGCGTAAAGG GTAAACAACGAAGTCTTGAGTTACCATCCACCTCAACTGACGAGCACGAGATCCCTGAGATTTGTCTTGGAATGTCCCAAGCCCAGGTTGCACGCGATACGAATAACACATCGAATCAAGGCCAGGCTCCCGTTACACCAAAGTCTTGA